The following are from one region of the Chryseobacterium shigense genome:
- a CDS encoding isoprenyl transferase, with product MSLIKDKINSQNLPKHVAIIMDGNGRWAKTRGEERTFGHRNAIDAVRNAINACNEIDIPYLTLYTFSSENWNRPADEVNTLMNLLVETLLLEAEEIFSKGLRMHVIGNLEKLPLLVREQLERVIELTKENTKGNLVLAISYGSQNEILNAVKSISSDVKEGKVDIENIDEKLFENYLYTKDLPPVDLLIRTSGEIRISNFLLWQIAYAELQFLNVLWPDFTKDIFFQCIVDYQNKERRYGLTGDQINAQ from the coding sequence ATGTCGTTGATTAAAGATAAAATAAATTCTCAGAATTTACCGAAACACGTCGCCATTATTATGGACGGCAATGGAAGATGGGCGAAAACACGTGGCGAAGAAAGAACCTTTGGTCACAGAAACGCCATTGATGCAGTAAGAAATGCCATTAATGCATGTAATGAGATAGATATACCCTATTTAACACTGTATACATTTTCCTCTGAAAACTGGAACCGCCCTGCAGATGAAGTTAATACACTGATGAATCTGCTGGTGGAAACCCTGTTGCTGGAAGCTGAAGAAATTTTCAGCAAAGGACTCAGAATGCATGTTATAGGAAATTTAGAAAAGCTGCCTCTTCTTGTAAGAGAACAGCTTGAACGTGTAATAGAGCTTACAAAAGAAAACACAAAAGGCAATTTAGTACTGGCAATAAGCTATGGCTCACAGAATGAAATATTGAATGCCGTAAAAAGCATCAGTTCAGACGTGAAAGAAGGAAAAGTTGATATTGAGAATATTGATGAAAAATTATTCGAAAATTACCTTTATACAAAGGATCTTCCTCCTGTAGACCTGCTGATAAGAACCAGCGGGGAAATAAGAATAAGCAACTTCCTCCTTTGGCAGATTGCTTATGCGGAATTACAGTTTTTAAATGTCCTGTGGCCGGATTTTACAAAAGATATCTTCTTCCAGTGTATTGTAGATTATCAGAATAAAGAAAGAAGATACGGTTTAACCGGCGACCAGATAAACGCCCAATAA
- the bamA gene encoding outer membrane protein assembly factor BamA, whose translation MKFRLLPIIMFAASAHFYGQVTPQDSTKVNNAVHAENEAGTYTLKDIVVDGVKKYTPAQILRFTGLTKGEAVDIPGQKISNAVKKLWDTQSFSEVEVYVQSIEGQTVILRFYLEDLKELGEVKFTGRGIGKSKNEKLTKDNNLKPGTKITQNLISSLKTKVPKDYVKKGFADAKITIQDKVNANDPSMVDWTINIDKGKRIKIDHIEFEGNQSVTDAKLRKKAFKETKQKRFGIGGILKSSKFIEEKYQEDKQSLVSYYNSLGYRDAKIVSDSVWRNKRNNYEINVKLNEGKKYYIGDVTFTGNTVYSTEYLQRLLGYKKGDIYDAVGFNKKVGEDGGKEDDSDIKSVYMNNGYLFSNVTPVEKSVSGDAVNLEIRINEGEQATWNKVTWQGNTTTHDHVVLRALRTKPGELFKKTEIKRTYFDLAGMSFFDPQQVGQDIQPNQQDNTVDINWKLVEKGSSQVQLQAGYGGNSFIGTLGLTFNNFSLKNFLKFKDFKPVPQGDGQTLSIQAQAGQYFQNYGISFTEPWLFGTRPTALSVSLNTSRVKYSDSYGAAQKLNIFSASVGLNRLLNWPDDYFSLYTGIQYQNYKFSNYPFQFGDTTEYYGDANNLSLNLGLSRNSAGIDPIFPTMGSNIEVSAKLTAPYSLFSNKDYSTMSPVDKYKWMEFYKIKFKADVYNEVAGKLVLRSSAEMGFMDGYNKKLGAPPFERFYVGGTGLFGGRYDGRELIPLRGYENASTYGGEIDDITQRGGGTIYNRFTLELRYPISMNQTAKIYALTFAEGGNVWNSWSTYNPFQLKRSVGIGVRVYMGAFGLIGFDFAYGFDKTVSGTEPSGWKTHFLMNQSL comes from the coding sequence ATGAAGTTTAGACTATTACCCATCATAATGTTTGCTGCTTCGGCACATTTTTATGGACAAGTAACTCCTCAGGACAGCACCAAAGTAAATAATGCTGTACATGCAGAAAATGAAGCAGGAACTTACACTCTTAAAGACATTGTTGTAGATGGGGTAAAAAAATATACACCGGCACAGATCTTAAGATTTACAGGCTTAACCAAAGGAGAAGCTGTAGATATTCCGGGACAGAAGATCAGCAACGCTGTTAAAAAGCTTTGGGATACCCAGTCTTTTTCAGAAGTTGAAGTGTACGTTCAGAGTATTGAAGGGCAGACCGTAATTCTGAGATTCTACCTCGAAGACCTTAAAGAACTTGGAGAGGTAAAATTCACAGGTAGAGGGATCGGTAAATCTAAAAACGAAAAACTTACAAAAGACAATAATCTAAAACCTGGAACAAAAATCACCCAAAACCTGATCTCAAGCCTTAAGACCAAAGTTCCTAAGGATTATGTGAAAAAAGGTTTTGCAGATGCTAAAATCACCATTCAGGATAAAGTGAATGCAAATGATCCGTCTATGGTAGACTGGACCATTAATATCGATAAAGGTAAAAGAATAAAAATCGACCATATCGAATTTGAAGGCAACCAAAGCGTTACTGATGCAAAGCTTAGAAAAAAAGCCTTCAAAGAAACCAAACAAAAGAGATTTGGTATCGGCGGAATTCTGAAATCTTCAAAATTCATTGAAGAAAAATACCAGGAAGACAAGCAGAGCCTTGTGAGCTACTATAACTCTTTAGGATATAGAGATGCTAAGATTGTTTCAGATTCCGTATGGAGAAACAAGAGAAATAACTACGAAATCAATGTAAAGCTTAACGAAGGTAAAAAGTACTATATCGGGGATGTTACATTCACCGGAAATACCGTTTACTCTACAGAATATTTACAGAGATTATTAGGATATAAAAAAGGAGATATTTACGATGCCGTTGGTTTCAACAAAAAAGTTGGGGAAGACGGAGGTAAAGAAGACGATTCAGATATCAAGTCTGTCTACATGAATAACGGTTACCTTTTCTCTAATGTAACACCGGTAGAAAAATCCGTGTCAGGAGATGCCGTAAATCTGGAAATCAGAATTAATGAAGGTGAACAGGCAACCTGGAACAAAGTAACATGGCAGGGGAATACCACTACCCATGACCACGTTGTATTGAGAGCCCTGAGAACAAAACCGGGAGAGCTTTTCAAAAAGACAGAAATTAAAAGAACGTACTTCGATTTAGCAGGGATGTCCTTCTTTGACCCTCAGCAGGTTGGTCAGGATATTCAGCCGAATCAGCAGGATAATACTGTAGACATCAACTGGAAACTGGTTGAAAAAGGTTCTTCCCAGGTACAGTTACAGGCAGGTTACGGTGGTAACAGCTTTATCGGGACCTTAGGACTTACCTTCAACAACTTCTCTTTAAAGAACTTCCTTAAGTTTAAAGACTTTAAGCCGGTTCCACAGGGAGATGGCCAGACTTTGTCTATCCAGGCGCAGGCAGGACAGTATTTCCAAAACTATGGAATCTCATTTACTGAGCCATGGTTGTTCGGAACAAGACCTACAGCCCTTTCAGTAAGTTTAAATACTTCCAGAGTAAAATACAGTGATAGTTATGGAGCTGCTCAAAAGCTTAATATCTTCTCCGCATCAGTTGGTTTGAACAGATTATTAAACTGGCCGGATGACTACTTCTCACTATATACAGGAATTCAGTACCAGAATTATAAATTCAGTAACTATCCGTTCCAGTTCGGAGATACCACAGAATACTATGGAGATGCCAACAACTTAAGTCTTAATTTAGGTTTAAGCAGAAACTCAGCAGGTATTGACCCTATCTTCCCTACAATGGGTTCAAATATTGAAGTTTCCGCGAAACTTACCGCACCATATTCATTGTTCAGCAACAAAGATTACTCTACAATGTCACCGGTGGACAAGTACAAGTGGATGGAATTCTACAAAATCAAGTTCAAAGCTGACGTTTATAATGAAGTTGCAGGAAAACTTGTATTGAGATCTTCCGCAGAAATGGGATTCATGGACGGATATAACAAAAAATTGGGAGCTCCGCCATTCGAAAGATTCTATGTAGGAGGTACAGGACTTTTCGGAGGTAGATATGACGGACGTGAATTGATTCCATTGAGAGGATATGAAAACGCTTCAACATACGGAGGAGAAATAGATGATATTACCCAAAGAGGAGGAGGTACAATCTATAACAGATTTACCCTGGAATTAAGATACCCGATCTCTATGAACCAGACAGCTAAGATCTATGCACTTACCTTTGCAGAAGGGGGGAACGTATGGAACTCCTGGAGCACATACAA